The Cetobacterium sp. ZOR0034 genome segment TTATATTATATATTAATTTTATCTAATATTTTTTTTGTAATTGAATTAAAAATATTATTTATCTCCTCTTTATTAGCCTCATATCCATCTACAGAAAGATTACATATACTTGAAATCATGGGAAGTTCCCCTAAGAGTTGTAATTTATTTTCATTTAAGAAATTTGTCGCCTCTCCGTTGAATAGCTTTATTTTAGTTTCGCACCCTGGACATACAACATAACTCATATTCTCAACTACTCCAATCACGTCTACATTCATTTGATTTGCCATTTTAACAGCTTTTGCAACTATCATTGATATCATATCTTGTGGCACTGAAACCATTACAATTCCATTCAATGGAATTGATTGCATAACTGTAAGAGCAACATCTCCTGTTCCTGGAGGCATATCTATAATCAGATAATCTAATTCTCCCCAGATAACATTCTCCCAAAACTGT includes the following:
- a CDS encoding Mrp/NBP35 family ATP-binding protein; translation: MSNCNSCPSKGSCSKESSSCGIVNHPANKIKKVIGVMSGKGGVGKSTVSTLLVKQLADQGYKVGIMDADITGPSIPRLLGLSGERAGGKGDDIYPVLTKDGIKVISLNFLVENENDPVLWRGPIVGRAVKQFWENVIWGELDYLIIDMPPGTGDVALTVMQSIPLNGIVMVSVPQDMISMIVAKAVKMANQMNVDVIGVVENMSYVVCPGCETKIKLFNGEATNFLNENKLQLLGELPMISSICNLSVDGYEANKEEINNIFNSITKKILDKINI